In one Bacteroidales bacterium genomic region, the following are encoded:
- a CDS encoding IS1634 family transposase translates to MYIRRKKNTSGSISIYILEKQNGKQKLVKSMGAAHVESDIKQLESLARKEIEKLSKQKAIEFNYDQDVHHINFVRESIQAVRIIGTELVLVNIFNEIGFNQVPEKLLRHLVISRLLYPGSKLRTIEYLSRHYQEHYPMSSVYRYLDKLNQGHKEQLQLISYQHTLKLFNGVLSAVFYDVSTLYFEASREDELRKLGFSKDGKPHCPQIVLGLLVTTGGYPLAFEMFEGNKYEGETLIPVLEHFKRRYDPGKLVVVADAGLLSKSNIEQLLNHGYEFILGARIKNETKELKGQIISKRWASDTIHEFEKEELTKLIVNYSEKRARKDAHNRDNGIKRLEKRIISGKLTKENINNKGYNKFLKIEGNATISLDLEKITSDSKWDGLKGYITNSSLNPQEVIDQYRQLWQIEKAFRISKTDLKVRPIYHRKASRIETHLLIAFCSYKLYKEFERQLVEKHTGLTPEKALDILKSIYGIKTILPVSNRTVEIVMANTKEQKELLSAFNINF, encoded by the coding sequence ATGTACATTAGAAGAAAGAAAAACACTTCAGGAAGCATAAGCATATACATTTTAGAGAAGCAAAATGGCAAGCAAAAACTCGTTAAGTCAATGGGTGCGGCTCATGTAGAGAGCGATATTAAACAACTTGAGAGTTTAGCTCGTAAAGAGATAGAAAAACTTTCTAAACAAAAGGCTATTGAGTTTAATTACGATCAGGATGTACATCACATTAATTTTGTTCGTGAGAGTATCCAGGCAGTCCGCATCATAGGGACAGAACTTGTTTTGGTAAATATCTTCAATGAAATAGGTTTTAATCAGGTTCCGGAAAAACTTTTGCGTCATCTGGTAATCTCCAGATTGCTTTATCCAGGCAGTAAACTAAGAACTATTGAATACCTGTCACGGCATTATCAGGAGCATTACCCCATGTCATCAGTTTATCGTTATTTGGACAAGCTCAATCAAGGGCACAAAGAGCAACTGCAACTAATAAGTTATCAGCATACCTTAAAACTTTTTAATGGTGTTTTATCAGCAGTCTTCTATGACGTTAGCACTTTGTACTTTGAAGCTTCCAGGGAAGATGAGTTAAGAAAACTTGGATTTAGCAAAGATGGAAAGCCACACTGCCCTCAAATTGTTCTTGGTTTATTGGTAACCACCGGAGGTTATCCTTTAGCATTTGAGATGTTTGAAGGAAACAAATATGAAGGAGAAACGCTTATTCCTGTACTAGAGCACTTCAAAAGAAGGTATGACCCGGGGAAGTTGGTTGTAGTTGCGGATGCAGGACTTCTGTCAAAGAGCAATATCGAACAACTACTAAACCATGGTTATGAGTTCATCTTGGGGGCAAGAATCAAAAACGAAACAAAAGAACTAAAAGGCCAAATTATTTCTAAGAGGTGGGCAAGTGACACTATCCACGAATTTGAAAAAGAAGAACTGACAAAACTAATTGTAAATTACTCTGAAAAACGAGCTAGAAAAGATGCACATAATAGGGATAATGGAATTAAAAGACTTGAAAAGCGAATCATCTCAGGCAAGTTAACTAAAGAAAATATAAACAATAAGGGGTACAACAAGTTTTTGAAAATTGAAGGAAACGCTACCATAAGTTTGGATTTAGAGAAGATTACATCTGACAGTAAATGGGATGGTCTCAAAGGCTACATCACCAATTCTTCTTTAAATCCGCAAGAAGTAATTGATCAGTACAGGCAGTTATGGCAAATAGAGAAGGCGTTCAGGATATCTAAAACAGATCTTAAAGTTCGCCCTATTTATCATAGAAAAGCAAGTAGGATAGAAACTCATTTATTAATAGCATTTTGCAGTTATAAACTATACAAAGAGTTTGAAAGGCAACTCGTTGAAAAGCATACAGGGTTAACCCCTGAAAAAGCATTAGATATACTAAAATCAATTTATGGAATTAAAACAATATTACCGGTTTCAAATAGAACAGTTGAAATAGTTATGGCTAATACAAAAGAGCAAAAAGAGTTGCTTTCAGCATTTAATATCAATTTTTAG